The DNA window TCCAGTGCTCGCGACGAGTCCAATCCCGTGAACAACAAGCTTATCAACGTGATAAGTCTGAGGGAAGAAGCCGACATTTTTGTCAGCGGGTATGATTATGCATACTATTAAATAGTTATTCTACTAAACTCCTACGTCACTTTACAGGGTGCAGAAGAACGATCCCATTGTTCTTACAGGGTCTCCATACACAGCGGAGGTTGTCAACTACTACGAGGTCAAGAGCCACGGTCCCAGTACTTTAAGAAATTTGACTGTGTCCCTCTATATTCCCGTGGCCTACCAGCAGTCTGGTTCCACAAATGTTATAAGTATCGTTACGTCCACCCCGAAGATACAGTCCAAGTACTACGATGAACTGCCTATGAAACTCTACTATCAAAATGACGCAATGATCAGGAACATCGCCAAATACCATGAGCAAAGTACTCTGTTCCCCTCCACGGCCCCACAAAATGAGAGTGCCGAGTATCTCGGAGGAAATGTGGATCAAAACTCGAGCATATCGCTGTTGAACGAGAATCTGCCGGTGAATAACACCCTTGTGTTAGACTGCCAGGATTACAACGTCACGATATGCGTCCAGGTGGAAATGCGACTCGAAAGCGGGCTACAACTTAAGCCGGAAGAGCTATCGAACCTGACTGTAAGCTTTATCGTGGATCTCAAGGACGCAGAGGATATCTGGGAGTACTTCGTCATTAAGACCGACTTAAAGGTGTGTAAGATAGGCGATCCCACTTTAAGTTCATTTACCGTGCAAAAGAAGATCCAATCGAACGTTATAAGCAAACATCCTGAAGTTGCCATTTGGAAAATCATTGTGTCCGTGATCGTTGGCATTTTGGTGCTTTCGGCCACAACATATGTCCTTTACAAGGTTCGTATCCATTCGTCTCAGATTTATTTCAGCTCCAAACTGACTTAATTGATTTACTTTATAGCGCGGATTCTTTAAGCGAGCCATCAAAAACGAACTAACACAGTTAATTCGAGATAGTTTTGAGGACGCGATTATAAAGACAGAGGCACAGGAGGATGCTGAGTGTGCGCAGAGTTGGATGaaaatgcaagaaaattaTGAATGAAATAAAGTGGTAATCTTCTCAATTATTCTTCTCAGTTAATGAGGTGAATTtccaattttaaattgttaataatttatttcaataaaaataacgtACAATTCTTAACATAAATAGGTacaatcataaatattttattaaaatgcattgTTATTCTTAATccttgaaaatatttaaaaatctaaTCTAAATTACTAGCACACACTGGCCAAACATGAACAATTTTAGCGATCTTTTAACATACCTATAACATTTAGTCTATGTATATACAATAATATCTATGCCGCCGAAAAAGGCAGttgcacacaaaacacacgaATTTCCCCCAGATAAGCAAGTAAAATGTACTATCTAAGAAGACGTTATACTCGTACACATATGATAACACACATTGCCAAACAGTACATATCGTAGTGAGCCTCGTAGACTACAAAATGTAACTTCGACAGGGACAGGTATAAGTACATATGCTGCGATAGGTTTCTAATTGAGCTGAGGTAAGTGCTCATGATAGGCTTGGATAAAGTAGAGTGGTTGCATTTAGATATGTCTGTGTAAAAGTTGCTTGCAACGTTGCAATATGTATGGCTGACTACACCTAGGAGTTTGTAAAAGTACCGAGTATGTGAATATGTGCACCGCATAAATCAGGCGTTTCaatatgcatatttttggtGGTACCTATTGTATTGACATCGAACGAAAACAGATATTCTATGCGTCTGCCCTTATAGTGTACAATAACAATGAGGCtttctaaataaatacttGTATAAAAATACAGAGAATTTGTGAACTATGTATTGTCAAAATCATTAACACGTACTTAACTGGCGAACCCTcgaataaatatgcataatcTCTGATATCTGTTTCCCAGATCCCAACGCTAGTTCATCAACTTATTTATCACCCACTCCTATGACTAGTTTCCCCATTGAGCACAGTGTGTGACACACACGTTTCATTGGCCTAGACCTTCCACTTTGCTAACACATTGTCTCGTTGAACGGCGGATCCTTTTCCGATTCGGTGCTGCTCTTGATGTTCGACGATAGTTTGGCGATCTCGTCCTGCACCAGGTGGGTGCTGATCTGGGGTATGGATAGCGCCGGATTGCTGCTCTTGGCTGACGAGCCGACGGACTCGTCCGTGCTGGAGCTGCTCTCCTTCAGCACATTCATGCCCAGCTTGCTCGCAAAGGGCTGCGGCTTGAGCGTGGAAATCAGTTTGGCCTGACCAGCCTGGGCCGCCTCCGGTGTCTGAGGCACTGCCTCGGCGGACGGCTGAGACGGCTTGCCCTGGTCGACGCTAAACTGTTTCTTTAGCAGCATCGGACGCACTGGCGGTGCCGGCGCTGCCTGCATCGTCACTGGCCCCGAGGAGCTAAGATCCAGCGAACTAGAGCTCTCCTCTCGCAAACGCCTGCCATCGGCAGCGCCTACCGAGGCGGTACGGATGGGCTGGTAACGCGCCGTGGCAGTGCCGCCCACAGCGCCAACGCTAATGCTAATTCCCGTCGCCGAGTGCGAGTCGCCGGCGTCCAACGAGGGCTCCGCCGTCAGCGAGGGTGTGTCCACATTATAGGAGCCCGTCAGCGAAGTGTTTGTCTCGTTGGAGCTCTGCTTGATAAAGCGGTACGGATGCGCCGAGTAGTCCGTTTCCGTGCTGGAGTTCTTCTGCAGACTCTCACTGGACTTCTTGAACAGCCGACCCTCGTACGGCGGATTAAGGAAGTCACTGGTGGCCCGTGTGGGCACCAACGGTGAGGGATACGTTTGCTGCTCCATCGAGGAGTTGCGCTGCCAGGGGCGCTCGTTCTTCAATTGAAAGCCGCTCGAGATACCGGCCATGGCACCGCAGCTACCGGCCCCGCTGGTATCGCTACTATCGCCTCCGCCGGCACCGCCACCTCCGCCACCGCCCATCAGGTCACCATCTACCGAGGGCTTCGAAGGTGACAGCTCCACGGCGGTCTCTCGGCGCAGCGGGTAGCGATGGCTGTAGTCTATGGATACGCCAATCTGTGGAGGATTACGTTCGTGAGTATTTGATAGAGAGTTATAGATAGACCACATTACCTCGAATCCCTGGGCGCTGGCATCAATTGAGCCGCGGGACTCGATCAGTCCCTCTAGAATCATGTAGTCGTTCTCTTCGCACTCCTTCAGATGCTTCTTCTCCAGCAAAGCCGCAGCTTCAGCCCGCGACATTTCTGTTTTGGGCCGGTCCAAAGAAGCTGTCATTTAAATGGGGTAAAACAAGCGTGAGTTGGgttgcaaattcaataaaaaatcGTGTGTGATGGCATTCATTTCGCTTTGGTGGCGGCGGAAGCAAGGCAATGATACGGGTATTGCGCATTCACCCGGTTAGTTACACACTTTGCTCACGGTTGTTGAAACGCCTCGATGGTAAGCAAAAAACGGGTGACTAGGGCTCATTCGGATTCATTGGATAACCTTGTGCTCCTCGCGGCTTTTGGGCCTGGCTTACCTTTGTTACTTGGCAGGGATACCGTGGGCGATGCAATCATGTGGCAGACGCTCTCCAGCTCGTCCGTGATCGAGGTGTACTCGCTGTGCAGTTTCAGCAAGATATTTCTGGAGGGTTTCGCATGCAATACTGATTTACCTAGAGTTCGGAGTTCGTGGTTAGGTTCAAAGAAAAGATGTGTGCGAgagaacaaacaaaataaaaacttcaTTCGGTTATGGTTAAAGTGCtaatttgttggccaaatcgGTTTGCTggattggtttggtttggtttggattGGTTTTCGtctaattttttttggattaGGTGGAATGGAGTGACGGGTTTAGTAGCCTGAATTTTGAGCGCAGATCAGAGGCTGGCACGGTTTCCATCCTTCGATGGTTGCTTACCCGGATGTGCGGATCCCTGGCCCACGGGCGTATCCTTGTCGCTGTCCGGTTCCGATTGTGTGAGGCTCATCTGGCGGCGGGACAACGAGGCCAGCTGGTTGAGGCTGATGTGCGACCGGTTTATGTCCGCCCCGGTTAAGGAGTACGTTTCCGAGTTGCGGCGACACAGGGATACCGTGCGCTGTCGCAGTGCTCGATGTCTGGCAGCTGTTTGCGATAAAAAGATACTTTTATACTCATTCCATACTTATAAGACCTTCTTGGGGATAGAGAACAGCGAACAGGACACATTGCAGTGAAGGCTGTGCGATTAGGACATTACCCTCAAAGTTGATGTCTGGCGTCGCATCATCAGAGTTGTCGCCTCCGACGAGCGTCTggtcgtcgtcgttgttgcCCATGGGCGTCAGAGTGTCCTTGCTCTCCGTGCTGGCATCCGTATCCTGGCGCACCGTCACGTACGGAGTCCGTTTAACCGTCTCACAGGTCGATGGACGCTGCGACACCGGAATGTAGATGTCCGAGTCCACCTCCGACTGCATCGACGCCTTGCGGACCACCTGCTCGTTGAGGGCCTCACGTGACTTGACCACTTCGTCCGGTTCCTCCGGCAGAGGCACCACCTCAAAGTGCGTGCCCTCGTCGAAGATGTAGGCATCAGGACGGACCTCGGTCAGCGAACGGTTAAAGCGGCGCCGGGTTGTGACCTGGATACATTCAACACAAGTGtgtgcacagaaagaaaaaaatagtATGTCATCGgttcaataatttatttcacataaaacattttctaacataaaatttcaaagtataaataacaaataaatagaGACAAACTAATTTGAATCATACTAATAATTGCTAGCGgtcacaaaaattaaaagattcTGGATATAAAAGAGAGCCCACAAAACGTATAATAAATGTGATGTCAAAGAGCCTGGGGGCTAAAGCATATTCGAAGCAATCTATTTATTGGATCGAAGAATATCAAGTTCAGAATGACATTTTCTGTCCCAGTGTGCTTGGTATTGCTGCGATATGTAATTCAAACGCACCTGGAGCGAATTCAAATTCAGACCGGCACCCAGACCAAGTGGAACGATGgctcctccaccaccaccaccaccaccaccactgccaCCGCCAGCACCATTTCCTCCGCCGCCGACGCCACCGCCCTCCGTGTCCGAAATGGAGATGGTGCGCATGCGCTGCATCTCTCCGGGAATGTTAATCGTCGAGCCGCGCAAATCATCCGCACCAGCCGTGTGTGTCGACATGAAGCGATGTATGACGGCCAAATGCGAGAGTATCTGCTCCGAGGATTCCTCCATCTTTCGCAATCGGAACTCGATGTTCTGCAAAAGACACATGAAAAGTGGTAAGAAATCGAATTTAATTTCCACAGCATATTCAGCGTATATGCATGATAGTTGTTGGAAAAGCTGCAACGGCTGCAGTAAATGGTCATTCGGACGTGTCcaattttcaattcaaatgTAAAATCGTGCTGTCAGAACCCATGTTACTTCGGATAACACGAATCACActggaaatttgcataaaaatgcaaacacaGCATTGGGATAAATGTCGAAGCAGGTGGGATGATGGTGGGTACTGATGTCTACGCACCTGAACGGTGGCCGTTTGAATGTTTTCCTTCTGATTGATGTCCTCGATTTTCTGAGACATGGTCTCCACTCGCTCCGTGGTGTTCTTCACCCGCTCGTCCGTCGACTGATTAAGGATGATTTCCTGTTCGTGAAAGAAGCCCTCGACGCACTCCTCCTCGAAGTCGTACAGCCGCTCCAGGTCGTCCTTTTCCAGGAACAGTTTGAGACCATTGTCCCGCTGCACCTCCAATCCTGCGGATTGCCGATCAAGTGGACACATGTTACATGGCGAGTCAGGGCATAAAAGTACGGGCGAAAACCAAGAAtgaacaataacaacagcgcCCGGGGCAATGGGAGTGCACAATGGAATCGAAATGGAAAGTGTGGCAAATCGTTTCGCCATAACCCAATTAGGAggtgttgttattgttgtcgcCAAGTGGCAAGGTTGATTTCAATACAAAAGAGCaggtggcgtatacgtaatgcagTTAGTTACAGAAGCACACACAGTCGACACAGTTGGGGCAGGCACGCAGGGAGAAAAGTTAGATATTTGTACATTATTGCTGCTCGGCTGACAATGCCACAGACACGATTGACTCACAGGGAACAAAGCTAAACTTGCTCATCCCGGGCTCACCTTTCGCCTTCCGCACACAGTACTTGAGCAGCGAGTAGAAGTGGCACAGCGCGATGAAGGGCGGCGGCAGGACGGGCTTCTGCTGGTACTCCATCACCACAGTGAATCGCTGGAACATCCACACCTAAAGGCACAAATCATACCaaattatgaatatattttacgaGTAAATATGTGGCCATTTATGGCATATCagcataaaatgtaaattgtaaaGCATCAAACCTCATGGATTCGATCACAACACTCACCTGATGCGAAACCGAGTTGACCTCGTTGAAGATATTGTTGAATACGGCGATGAGCAAATTTATCAGCAGAATATTGGCAATCAAGAGGTACATGGACATGGTTATCGGCGTTACCCAATGGCCTGTAATCCAATTAGTTGGTGTGTTGGTGTTAAAAGTGCGGCATCAATACTCGCATGTATTCAGTGGCCGCCATCTGGATTCGGGGGCCACATACTCACCAGTGACGCAGCCCGGCTGGCTGGGATCCTCGCCGCAGGGAGGGTCGATATCGCCGGCGAACACCTCTCCGTACAGCATGAAGTAGGGCTGGAAGATGACCTGGAGAACGATAAATTAAAATGACCATTAAAGCGCCATCTGTTGGAGCCGGGGGGCATCGCCATCGAGACATGAGACATGGGCGGGCGTAATTCAATTTGCGCCAGTCGCCCAACATAAATGCAAGTTATACACATTGAAACacagtttggttatttttagcCATCACCTGACGATATTTGTGTGggggggttggggttggggttggtgttggtgttggggTTTTGGGGGTGGGCtggtgtctgtgtgtttgggATGCAagttatttgatttttaattttctggGACTTTTCATTCGAAATTGGAAACAGCATGctaaatatttacacatcGATGTCTCCCCATCTCATTTGCATATAACAGCTGGATTAATGCAAATGCTCTTTGATTAAAACTCTAATATTTGCCTTATAACTATCATCACTTATTCATTGCTGACCTAGGGCTAATATTTGCATTACACTGCTGCAGGCGGCTTAAATTATTTAGCAtgcaaaactgaaaaatggAATTAAATCAACGTTGAAGATGTCGAGCAGAAAAACAcgaaatttaaagaaaaatcaGAGGGGTGAGGGCTtgttataaatattcataagCGAAAACAGAGTACACACATTTACCTTAAAGAGGCACAGAGCTGGTCTAAATACTAGTTTGTACATCATGCAGAATTGAAAATACGGATTGAAATTAATGCATTGGACCGGAAAGAAGGAGTGGAGTCTCGGCTCGCCGAACCTGGCCAAACCCTTGCAAATTCAACACGGATTAGGTTTGACAGTCTTAAGTGGCAGATTCCAAACGGACTTAACAGTTTCCTTTGCAAGAGTCGAAAAGGAAAAGGTGGGGATGCGAGATTTCGGAGCAGAAGTAGGCTTTGGGGATCAAGAGACAGAGGAGAGAGCAAAAGATACACAGGTAcgagtatacgagtataaaCATTTTGGGGACACAGTCGAACTTCCAACGGAGTTAAAAGTAGATAAAAACGGGGTCCACATAAAACTCAGGTTGAAATAGAATACTTGGCACACATTGATCTCCATCAAGACACAACATCAACTATAGACCACACCAATATGCAGCAGATATATCtgagtattattattattatatttttttttttttaatttattttggcagACGCATCTAGGGCATTCTACAGTCGGCTCTCTATATAGCAAACCAAGTTCATCAATCACAAATGGCGTTACATTTGTCAAGTTGCCGCTCGTCAAATTCGAATGCTCATTGTGGGTGGGCGGAGTTGCAGATGTTGCCGCCGGAACTGTGGAGCTGGAACCGGTGGTGGAGCTGGCTGCAGTGGTGGTCACTGGTGGAGCACCCATTGTATGATAGCCACGATGATAGCTGGAACGGGTATTGTGCCCCAGGGCACCTAGAAATCCGGGCGCCGTTATGGAGCCGGCAATAACCTGGcattttggcaattttcaAGAACATTTAACGGGCGATTTATGCGATTAATGCGATTAATGCGATTTATATGACAAAGATGGTTAGTGAAGGCAATAAAGTGATAGATTTGAGTTCGAAATGTGGCGGACAAATGACAGAATGacagaaagaaagaaagaagagTATAATACGAGACAGTCAATTTGAGCGTCATTTGTTCGGTGATTTTGATTAAATTCTAGTTAGTCAACTACTTAATGTAAAGTGGATTGAATGGAGCACCAATCGACAAAACTACTCGTACGTAAAAATGATTTGCTTGCACCACTACTGAGGAACGCAGGCCAAAAACTTGCTTTGCTTGCTATTAAGTAAATGTATGTACTCCGCATCGTtaggtatgtatatatttaaagttaaaGCTGCAATTGAAATCGTCGAAAGGACACACTCGCTTTcactgtgtgtgagtgtgtcgGTTTGTGTTAATGAGGCTGACATACGCACATACACTCAAATCGGGGGATTAGTTTATTTACAGAAAGTCGACAGGACATATGTGTAGCATACAGCGGTATATATATAGCTTACCTCCTTGATGAGACTCCAGGTGGGTTGTTTGTCGGGGAAGAGAATCGCTTGTCTGCTGACACCAAAGCTCATCAACACAACCGCCAATAGGACCACGAAGTAAATCATGTTTTTCACCATTTTGCCCATCATAGTGACCAGTGGtcctgaaatattttataatataaaagcTACTTCTCCGCTTTCTTTATTGAAtggctttttttttacaagGAATATAACAATGCAAACTAAGTACTAAAGGGTCAATTGTAATGGTGTTCGGTAGAGATTTATATACCTCATATGTACGCCTTATTTATTGGCTTAATTTAGCTTACGGAACTAAAGACTCACCCAGATATTTATTCACGCCAAGAATGTTCAGTATTCGCAGGTACCAGTATATGCTGTCCACACAGTAGATAACTCGTCCAATATCCATCGTATTCGGCCGGAATCGAAATGCCAAACCGATGACAAAGAGTATAATGGCTGCTCCGTCGCACGGATTCCACAtattccacgcccacaccgaGAACTTATGCCTGCTCGCCGAATTCGAATTAATGGCGCCCAACGAGGAATCGTTAATTCAAGCGTAAGAGGCACATATTGAAGACATAAAGTAATGGAAATTCGCACAACTGTGAAATACGCCCAGCTTCATTTGCACTCATCGCCAGATGCAATTAAACACAAATGATTGAGGTGTGCGGGTATAGGGGTCTACTTACGTAATGGCCACCGGTTCGGAGGATATTATTTCGCGCACCTTTTCGAAGCCCAGCGTTGTGATATATGCTATCGAGTACCACTCCTGCCAACGCGGCATATTCTCCATCTTCACCAGCACAGTGAAGGAGAACATTATGAGAAAGAACATATAGGCAATCTGCAATGGAAAACGGAGGGTTTAGAAACTGAGAAATTGGCCATGAAAATTGGTTGAAAGCTACAATAGCTATGATATACCTATCTCCAGAAAAAAATACCTACTCGATTGAGTCGAATATGAAAATTATAACTATGatcaaaaactatttatatacatatactacCTTTCGCCCAGTGCACTTGCATCGGAAATGAATCCAGCAAGCTCGATAGTAATTTCCGCCACTTACCGAATCCGCCCAGAACTTGGTGATGGGTGCCGTGTAGAACTCGTAGAACTTCTTTTTCAGGCGCAGCGGCTGGTGCTGTTTCACCTCATTGTACTCGGAAAGATTGAAGAACTCTCGAAATTGGGCGGGATCTGAGTCGGTGAGTGAGACCTGTGGGGAAATGACGACGGTATTAGTGGGCCAGCAGGGGCGAAAGTGAAGGCCGAGTGGCGCTTGATAGTTTTCGGACTTAATTAAATCATCAATGTGCAGTGAACATTCAAAGAGAGCCACGTGGGGATATATTACATTGGGGAATTGGGTATACGCCCCGTTGAATCGGCGTGTCAAATGTGATTTAGTTGGCTGTCTAATTAATTTGCTGGTGTTTTAGGCTCGATTTGCTATTGCTATTTATACGCGTGTTTAGTTTCCAGACACAACATGCAGAACAAATTAATGAAGTTAAGCATTATgcaaatcaaaatgttttaGCCGCAGGGTGTTCGAAATGTGCTGACAAAAAGTAGCATAGAGCAACTGTACTACTGAGGTAAATCGAGAAGGATTTAATAAAAGGTGTACTGTTGAATTCACACATTTTCTACGCATACATTTTCGCAAATGAAGCTACGAAATGCGCATTCCAAAAGGGAATAATATGAGGCAAAACTACTAAAGCCAGTTACAGAAATGccattgaaatgaaaatatctTGTGGAAGTGGGAGTAAATTATATCCGGGTTCAACTAACTTTGGAGGGCTGTTCTTCCGCTCCAGCAGTGAGATTAACCTGTAAAATTGATACGATACAAGTACTAGGACATTAGAATGGCGTGTGCGGTTTTCAATTGCAAAAATATCCATCCCTATGCAGATGGGTGTCtgagtacgagtacgagtataaCTGATGTGCTGACTGGGTGATACCATAATGTCATATGTAGAGTTTTCAGGTGTCTTTGTCTAGGAATCGAGCTACAATAACCAAaggggaaataaaaataaacaaagggGAACggcatttctttttctgttcTGTGCTGTCACTTTAAGTTTACAAAATGTTATGGTCGAGCAAAATGGCAGTCTTATCGCATTCTGAGTCGAACATTTCGATGGAAAAATACGAGTAGGTGGTGTATGAAGAGCTGGTTTGTGTTGGTTGTTTCATTGGTTGGTTGATTggttggttttgtttgtttgtttggttgtttTGTGGAGCTACTcactttgccattttcgtGTACTTTTGTATCGCGCACTGAGTAAGAATCCGCCAATAGAGCCTGCAACGGTTCACGCACATTTTTCGCATTTATCAGATATGTAATCACTCTTTAGTTTTACTTTCTAAAGGGTTTTGAGCGGTGATCTTTGGACATAGTACTTTAGTTCAGATGAAGAAGTGGTTGTGTGGAGGTGTGTGTTTTAGGTACAGGTTTCCATAATGATTTGTGGTGCAGGAAAGATTTTAAGTTGAAAGTATTGCAAATACTTCATCACACATACGTAGGCATTCCACAGATATGTACATGGGGGCGAACAAACTACtattaaatacatttcctCTTGCACTCAATGgactttaatttgatttggtGATTAACAGATTAACCCCTTCCAATAGAAAAGTGGGTGGCGATGGAGCCTGAGCTTGTGCAGTGCCCCAGTAACtgaaaaacaatatttgcaCAAGTGCCTTGCCTCCTCTCGAGTCATTCAGTGAGTAGTTTGACATAGACCTGATGGCATTTGATGTGGTTTTGTTGGCAACGAATGCTGGGGGATAATGCTTAGAGTGGGGTTTGTGCCGAGATTATTACTTAATTTAACTTTAAGCCAGCTCTTGGCTGTTGCCAATGAATGTCATTACGCTGCTAATGGATATTCGCACTTAATTCGAACTAAAGAGgactttaaaattttatggGAAGCATTAGAGGCAAAAGCTACTCGAATGTAACGAGGGCGGGCAATATTCGGTAACTTACATCTGTTGAATTCGAGACACTCTTAAAGGAGGGCGAGCTGTTTTCAGCTGGTATAAGCTTGCACTTTGGGAAAATACACATTCAAATGATGGTTAGTGGtgaacaaaaaattacattaaaaactGGGCGAAAtgtaatgaattttaaatgagTTCCCAATTTTTAGTGGCCACATTTCAGGGCTGTGAGTTGTACTAAACTATCGAAGGAGATGAAAAGAGCACGTGTTTGTGCTCCCGATTGATTGGGCTGttctataaataatatagTAAATCAACATAATCAATAAAACACATTATTCGAAAGCCCCTTAGAAGAAAATTcgttaatttcaaaaataactGGAGCAGAAAAAGTGTAGCAACTCCTGCACCAAAAccaaatattgatttttcttgtttttgtctTCTCAGGAGTGCCTCAGAAATATTTATTCCTTTGAAATCCCTTTCAATGGCACCAAAGAGTATCTTCTAGTAAAAATAATCTTGGCAAAAATTCTGACGATGATGTACACTTTAAAAACGTTGTATTGTGCAAGGGAATTATATAGCTTATGTGGTCTTCCTGCACGTCgcttttaaaatttaaattcataaaaacaTGTATACCAAATTACGATACAGATCAAAGAACAAGTATGTATGAATCGAGTAGTGTAGACAGATAGTTCGGTTTCGAAAGcaaacaaagtaaataaagtATAGTTTTGTGATTTGCCAACCAGAACATATACAAAGATACAGAGATACAGAGATAGAGAGATAGAGTCAGAAACAGAGCAGAGACAGCAAAGAGAACATATACATGTGTGTATGCATATAGATATAGACGACTTGAACACCAAAGAAACGGAAGTCAAGTATTTGGCATAGATCTGATTGATTGTTACTACCTTGTCGCGATTATTAGCACCCGCGCCCATGCTATATCTCAAGGAAATGGATCTTTTGGCTTTTAAAAGGGCGCTCTATAAACAGACAGATTTGAATTTAGGATTGATGAACAGCAGAGCGATAATTTGGTCAGTGGTTAATGGTAAACGTTAGACGTAAGGTTAGTAGATAAAATTGAATACTGAAATTGAAACTAAACGCTGACGCTGAAAACGAATAAGGCACACATTTAGGACTGGCACATATAGACAACGaaaccaaattaaattgaatgtTAGTAAGAAATGAacaaaataactttaaattacTGAAAACACAAAGCCAAATACCTCGGCATCCGGCTGCGAACGATCCGAGTCGTCATTGTCCAGATTCTGGTTTTCCAGATGCTCCTCCTCAGTCTGCGGCatctgctgcagctcctccttcGACTTGAAGTCAAGCTGCCTGATGTACAATGGCATCGCCAAGCCCAAGATGACCTGGATGCAGCACACAACACCCATTTGTAAGGCAAGCACAAAATCAGAGGTCGAGTGATTATAAGTCATACCTTGAAGTTGGTATTCTTGCGGGTTCGCAGTCCACCCATCCACAGATCCGCCAGGATCACCTGACTACAGGGATGAGCGAGAAGGGCACGATGGTTGGCCGCCACAGCCAGCGAAAGGCAGCTCTGATTTGACCAGGAGTGCAGCTCGCAGGTCAGCAGTCTTTGCGCCTTTTCCGCATCCTGTCGGTAACTGAAGTCCAGCAGCTTGTTGCCTAgcatagaaaataataa is part of the Drosophila yakuba strain Tai18E2 chromosome 2R, Prin_Dyak_Tai18E2_2.1, whole genome shotgun sequence genome and encodes:
- the LOC6530503 gene encoding transient receptor potential cation channel trpm isoform X16; the encoded protein is MLKQKRLAKQKPKAKPHQPRSWIETNFQKRECIKFIPCPKDDTKCCCGQAQITHQTIPGIESGSPGDLWLPTKHTRPQPTDAYGTIEFQGGAHPTKAQYVRLSFDTRPELLVQLFTKEWNLELPKLLITVQGGKANFDLQAKLKKEIRKGLLKAAKTTGAWIFTGGTNTGVTKQVGDALLLEGQQRTGRVVSIGIAPWGIVERNHELLGHNREVPCHSISSPRSKLAVLNNRHAYFLLVDNGTQAKYGAELILRRKLEKFISNLKLHPSKNHWLKTNVTHSSTPVVCLVIEGGTNTIRAVLEYVTDSPPVPVVVCDGSGRAADLLAFVHKYASDGEEQPVLESMRDYLIGTIQKTFEVGLDQSEKLYQELLQCTRNKNLITVFRIQEKPEGEAQELDQTILTALFKSQHLSPPEQLSLALTWNRVDIARSEIFVYGQEWPNGALDEAMMQALEHDRIDFVKLLLENGVSMKKFLTIPRLEELYNTKHGPANTLGYILRDVRPHIPKGYIYTLHDIGLVINKLMGGAYRSYYTRRKFRPIYAKVMNSYANACRKSSTYQYQRYAGANSLSLVTGLLPFTSEMALFEFPFNELLIWAVLTKRQQMALLMWTHGEEALAKSLVSCKLYKAMAHEAAEDDLDTEIYEELRSYAKEFESKGNKLLDFSYRQDAEKAQRLLTCELHSWSNQSCLSLAVAANHRALLAHPCSQVILADLWMGGLRTRKNTNFKVILGLAMPLYIRQLDFKSKEELQQMPQTEEEHLENQNLDNDDSDRSQPDAESALLKAKRSISLRYSMGAGANNRDKALLADSYSVRDTKVHENGKVNLTAGAEEQPSKVSLTDSDPAQFREFFNLSEYNEVKQHQPLRLKKKFYEFYTAPITKFWADSIAYMFFLIMFSFTVLVKMENMPRWQEWYSIAYITTLGFEKVREIISSEPVAITHKFSVWAWNMWNPCDGAAIILFVIGLAFRFRPNTMDIGRVIYCVDSIYWYLRILNILGVNKYLGPLVTMMGKMVKNMIYFVVLLAVVLMSFGVSRQAILFPDKQPTWSLIKEVIAGSITAPGFLGALGHNTRSSYHRGYHTMGAPPVTTTAASSTTGSSSTVPAATSATPPTHNEHSNLTSGNLTNVIFQPYFMLYGEVFAGDIDPPCGEDPSQPGCVTGHWVTPITMSMYLLIANILLINLLIAVFNNIFNEVNSVSHQVWMFQRFTVVMEYQQKPVLPPPFIALCHFYSLLKYCVRKAKGLEVQRDNGLKLFLEKDDLERLYDFEEECVEGFFHEQEIILNQSTDERVKNTTERVETMSQKIEDINQKENIQTATVQNIEFRLRKMEESSEQILSHLAVIHRFMSTHTAGADDLRGSTINIPGEMQRMRTISISDTEGGGVGGGGNGAGGGSGGGGGGGGGAIVPLGLGAGLNLNSLQVTTRRRFNRSLTEVRPDAYIFDEGTHFEVVPLPEEPDEVVKSREALNEQVVRKASMQSEVDSDIYIPVSQRPSTCETVKRTPYVTVRQDTDASTESKDTLTPMGNNDDDQTLVGGDNSDDATPDINFEAARHRALRQRTVSLCRRNSETYSLTGADINRSHISLNQLASLSRRQMSLTQSEPDSDKDTPVGQGSAHPGKSVLHAKPSRNILLKLHSEYTSITDELESVCHMIASPTVSLPSNKASLDRPKTEMSRAEAAALLEKKHLKECEENDYMILEGLIESRGSIDASAQGFEIGVSIDYSHRYPLRRETAVELSPSKPSVDGDLMGGGGGGGAGGGDSSDTSGAGSCGAMAGISSGFQLKNERPWQRNSSMEQQTYPSPLVPTRATSDFLNPPYEGRLFKKSSESLQKNSSTETDYSAHPYRFIKQSSNETNTSLTGSYNVDTPSLTAEPSLDAGDSHSATGISISVGAVGGTATARYQPIRTASVGAADGRRLREESSSSLDLSSSGPVTMQAAPAPPVRPMLLKKQFSVDQGKPSQPSAEAVPQTPEAAQAGQAKLISTLKPQPFASKLGMNVLKESSSSTDESVGSSAKSSNPALSIPQISTHLVQDEIAKLSSNIKSSTESEKDPPFNETMC